A region from the Halosolutus gelatinilyticus genome encodes:
- a CDS encoding GNAT family N-acetyltransferase, with translation MADLFPETIETDRLRLEATGPETVDVFELYEICSSDPGIEEVTAYVTWDPHPTPKETADHVERSADRFESNEAASYVIRPLEGEDGAEEIAGGAGCDVDWDRRTMTLGVWLRKRFWGRGYSGERAAAFMHVAFERLDLEVVAVLALVDNDRSKRAIRKYTEAHGGGREGTLRNWQVIDGEPVDCVRYSVSRSEWRENPTDVTVCLEA, from the coding sequence ATGGCGGATCTCTTCCCCGAAACGATCGAGACCGATCGGCTGCGCCTCGAAGCGACGGGACCCGAGACGGTAGACGTCTTCGAGTTGTACGAAATCTGTTCGTCGGATCCGGGGATCGAAGAGGTCACGGCGTACGTGACGTGGGACCCACATCCGACGCCGAAGGAAACCGCCGATCACGTCGAGCGATCGGCCGACCGGTTCGAATCGAACGAGGCCGCGTCGTACGTGATTCGCCCTCTCGAGGGCGAAGACGGGGCGGAAGAGATCGCCGGCGGTGCCGGGTGCGACGTCGACTGGGACCGTCGGACGATGACGCTCGGCGTCTGGCTCCGAAAGCGGTTCTGGGGCCGGGGTTACTCCGGCGAACGCGCCGCCGCGTTCATGCACGTCGCGTTCGAGCGCCTCGACCTTGAGGTGGTCGCGGTGCTCGCGCTCGTCGATAACGATCGGTCGAAGCGGGCGATCCGGAAGTACACGGAAGCACACGGCGGCGGTCGAGAGGGGACCCTCCGGAACTGGCAGGTCATCGACGGCGAGCCCGTCGACTGCGTCCGATACAGCGTCTCGCGATCGGAGTGGAGAGAAAATCCGACGGACGTAACGGTTTGTCTCGAAGCGTGA
- a CDS encoding DUF5658 family protein: MSFDGASLRHRLPGGVTPVRLERLFWGLVVVSLLGDVVTTFVGLQLGLAESNPIARGAIDSHGLAGMFALKAVAIGIGLVCRPMLPAEYRAIVPAGLALPWTAAVFINIYMIATVA, from the coding sequence ATGAGTTTCGACGGCGCGTCGCTGCGCCACCGACTGCCCGGCGGCGTCACGCCCGTTCGCCTCGAGCGACTGTTCTGGGGACTCGTGGTCGTCTCGCTCCTCGGCGACGTGGTGACGACCTTCGTCGGCCTGCAACTTGGATTGGCCGAGTCGAACCCGATCGCCCGCGGCGCGATCGATAGCCACGGACTGGCGGGAATGTTCGCGCTGAAAGCGGTCGCGATCGGGATCGGTCTCGTCTGCCGACCGATGCTCCCCGCGGAGTACCGGGCGATCGTTCCGGCCGGCCTCGCGCTGCCGTGGACGGCGGCCGTCTTCATCAACATCTACATGATCGCGACCGTGGCGTGA